ctaacaggcatgatctactagactgacttaaagtgttactatgataatcaaatattaatttggtgttgaaatatttgatgaatgacacttcaattttgtaagattgaaaagtagtgtgataaccagtatttatggatttaacgactagttttagttaaaaagtatttcgggcagcagtccctagggatggctgacgcgaaactaacgtttcgacacagtgtcgagatcccgaagcgtagatgtttcgaaacactgctccgaaccgtgattcaaaacacccatgtcacgtgactatggctaaacgaagcttctgcgcgtttcataagtgtctcgaccgacaggtggcacgcttgccgagtctgcgtttgattgacaggggcgggaacaaaccacacaatcgcacatctgtctcaactgccacaaagtttaaaagaggagttaatgcaccttcacctcgtgggtttttgtgagAGGAGAAAGATTTTGAGATAGCGTTTacgatttattgacatttatagtgcgatttagttagttatatttaggttacatttaagttaaatatatttactgataaactaaagacagtgacagatagTTAGGATAGATATAGTGACACATTTATATAGGCTAAGTTAGATATTGACAGATAGCACAGTAGTTAGAGATATAGAATTTagatagattcatatatatatatatatatatatatatatagatagatagattcatagatatataaatttatatatagattcatatattaatatatatatatatagagagagagagagagagagagattcatatatatatatatactttcataaatatatagattcatagatagatagatatatatagacattaatagAATAGAGAGAAATGGAGGCTCCACAGAAGAGATGCCGTAAATCTGTGGTGTGGGAGCATTTCCATTTGGAAACCCCAAATAAAGTGAGATGTATGTATTGTGATAGGCAGCTAGCCTACTTCAACAATACATCATCCATGATGCGCCATTTGAGGAGCACTCATCCTGCCATTTTGCAGTGTGCAGAGGATGGTAACATTCCCCCTGTACCTAGGCCTGCTACTGACACTGCTGGGCCATCTAAACAAGGTATacattgtttgatataatatgtACTTCATGTAACACTGTTTAGAAAGTCCATAGTTTTAAATAGACTTAGGCTTGTGTCCACCAGCCTTACAACGTAACGTCAATCTTTTCCAAAACTCccaatcatgttgaaaacagcttcactctgaatatgtaaatgtaacatctcacaaacttagtcactgtattacatagatatttttataggcttgaagacaacattttggttttcctaattgttgtaattttatattgtatttgatccgtctttgcacactgagcataaacttttccaaacttgaaaaagcttttattttttttgaaatttagttttgtgaaagtacttttaatcttttatctttattttcttttaaaaggcagACAGAGGGAATTGGATGAGGCTCTTGTAGACATGGTGGTAAAGGATTTGCAGCCCTTCACTATCGTGGAGGATGAGGGTTTCATGGCTTTTGTGAACAAACTTGATCCAAGCTATGTCCTCCCATCCCGGAAGGCACTTAAAACGATGGTAACCGAAAGGTACAACATTTCTAAGGAGAAGACAATGGAGGACctaaaaaaggcagattttgtTAGCCTTACAGCTGACATGTGGTCCTCCATTAATATGGACGGATACCTTGGTGTTACTTGCCACTACATAACACCAGAGGCAAAGCTGGCAACTGTTGTACTGGGTGTAAGGAGGTTTTACCAAACACAAACAGCCCAGCATCTCATGGAGGCTAAAGCTTTGCTAATGGCCGAGTGGGGAATAACCACCAAAGTTCAGTGTATGGTGACTGATAATGCATCCAACATGATCTTAAGTGCCCAGCTACTGAACCTTCGGCATGTCCCATGTTTTGcccacaatttaaatttaattgtaaaaaaggccctagATCAAACCCCACTCATCAATGAAATACGACAGAAAGCCAGAAAGATAGTGGGGTTATTTAGATCCAGCTGCAAAGCAAAGGACAAGCTTGTGGAGATGCAGGGCTTGATGGGCAGACCAGCTCTGAAACTGATgcaggaggtggacacaagatgGAACAGCACTTACGACATGTTGCAGCGCTTGTATGAGCAACGAGAGCCAGTGGGTgcattataacattatacaagAATCATTGTCACTACTGCAGCCTTTCAAACTCGCAACGACAGAGTTGTCAGAGGAACAGAGAGTGTCTGCTTCAAAGCTCATACCACTTTACAGGATGTTGCAGCACAAGCTATCGCAGAAAAAAGGCCAATCAGCACAGGAATCAACTGCACAATTAGGTAGGCCACAATGACCatactgtatgtaatgtattggccacaactgtcatattattttttatcaatataaccaatatggtttgcttgtgttttgaaCAGGCACATACCTGCAAGAAGGTCTGCACTCAAGATGTGGTGGGTACGAGTCATTCAGAGCCTTGGCTCTGGCTACTCTGCTGGACCCAAGGTTCAAAAATGTGGGTTTTGGAAATCCTGCCAAAGCCCAGGAGGCTGAAAAGCAGATCACACTGGAGTGTGCTTCGCTGATGCGTTCAAACACAGCAACTCCTGGTAAGCAGTTTCACTCTTCATCTGACATTATGGAGTTATGTCATCTGAATAATTATGTGACTTATACTTCATATATGCTGTCAGTTTAGACTTAGTaactaattgttgtttttactttcattcagagccacagtcaacatcaggcccatcatcatcatcatcaacaacaacatcaacaacagaaacccaggacagtttatgggaactttttgatagtcgtatccatgaaacccaggcgatacacagtgccacagcagatgccacagtagaagttaaaaagtacctaaaagatgcatttttgccaagaacccatgatccactaagttactggaaagagagagctgtgatttttcctcatttgtatgtccttgctaaaaaatatctatgcatgccagcaacaagtgtcccttgtgagaggattttttctaaggctggagaaattatcagtaaaaaaagaagtaggctaagcccttccacagcagagcaattaatatttttgaataaaaatctttaaaaaaaaaaaaaaaaaattagaccattgtggatttatttgttttattcatttttcatgaccaaaataacctagttattattatgatatagtattatataggatattattataggattttaaaatatcaccacattaacgaaaacaaaatatttttatttatttttaaatggcttgttgtcaaagttgtttcagataacatgggcaattggccactaggtgtcaccgtggagacgggtgtcggtaaagtttcgaagcctcgaaacaaatacggcactttgcttcaactgtttcagtgtttcatgaagcctcgctctgcccaccactagcagtccccacaacactcaaagagagaaatcaacaatcagcatatgaatctcaacaatggtgacaatcaaaaggttcatgatgcaatgcatgctgggtaccagcacaggataaaactcatccatgattcccagcatgcattgcggcatgaataaattatgcccctgaattgttcacttattttcttgaattcttatgtgcttataattttgcatttgttttaagttttagtagcatgtgttgtgatgttcagaactgatcttttcatttattttgtggattgtcaccattgttgtgattcatacgctgattcttgatgtttctgtctaaatttcagctaagatttttttttattattatgagtgaacagtagtatcaatattcaataagagaagagacacgggattagatcagaaataatagtatttgttcttgtcaatctataaacaacaatatcagattttttttcttctgtgtacttttgttttgctataacaggttccaaagacgcattgttacagcatgtaaaaaaaaaaaaaaaaaccttagttgttgaaaagtcacgttcaagagcccaactaaagtaaacactgatctccatcatggtagtgaaaaaaacatctaaacctatttaactctccataagttcttctgtagacatctgacagaaataaagtcagtctggttagtaatgtgaatctggtgaagctgttttagtagttgtttaatcagatcttgagagatttgatgtattcttttattcagttgatttcatttaaggctgtggctgaagtcatttgtagttcttgtgtttctctttccttcagtgattctgcaggtgtttatcacttatgctcaatcatcaattaatcacagaattatctcattaactttactcaaacactctgtagtgtgcacacattataagtgttcatttaaaactgaggattttcttgtggggtttaaagggttaaagatttaagatgaagaaaaaacagcatgaaacataatttaacagtaataaactgtaattaatttacaggaaacaaactgtaaaaaaacagttatttactggcacccctgctgccagtaaataactgtttttctactgtttcttgccgtaaattaatggttgccagcaaaaataagtgtttttctacagtttttttgccgtcaagtcaaggaaaaacagtaatatactgtaaaatgtaaacgtcagatttaccaaatgaaaaaaaaagttaatttaactaaaatatttgtgaacatccatagaaaaaaaataggcaaagtcatacactgataatgagagtaaatactgaacttgactgtattaatgtgtgtttgcacaagagagatcgtttagtttaatgtagttttgttgttcaccattgtgctggagagtagagcccatgcttcagtcaatgatgagccacaaattctgattttctgctgctttatataaacacagtgaatgtggagtcgctgatacagtgatgatctctgtgttaagtacttcagcacatacatgtgtgctatagctgacaatgagctgcagtgatttgagtaaaagtcatgtatttagttactttattactgcacattaagtgtaagaaatattccttctcagtggactcaaatgaaataagttcctagtactaacatcgtaggaatgctagttttaaaaactccaactgtttgaagcagtgggagtggagttaattttcatggtagaatttacggtaaaatactgttaaaaaataagagtggtaaattaatggttaagagctgtaaattaacagtactttactggcgcccctgctgccagaaaattactgttatttaacggcaacattttttacagtgcacatgTGCTGGCGGAAGGGGGTCTTCTCGGAAACAAACATTTCCACGTTTGGCTAATGGCGCTAATTAGCAGTGAATCTGTGATTTTCCCGCCTGTTGGTTTTTGCCGAGTGTCATTAATAGCAGCATTAAGTCTCTGGTGATGTAGATCCCTTGTTGGGAATGCAAGACAAAAGGCAGTGCTTTATTGTAATGCACGGCCATAATGTCTACATTAACAAACATTAGGCTAAAATGTTAAATCCTGGGAAATTAAGCCTGGGATTCAGTCATGCTCTGGGGCATGTGTCTGTACAAAATGGTCATTTTCAAGTTGAACTCAAAAGCAGAACTACTGAAACGGCTCTGAATCTCCTCAGTGATCCGTTGATCCAGATCCCCAAACCACTGGTTTGCTTTGTTTTAGAAACTTAAAAGCTTCAATCCCCTTTCATTGTAATTTCATGGAAAAGTGCAGCTAGCAAGGAGTTTGAAATATATGAACATGGACAAGCACATGGATGAAGCTgattaaataataacagaaattgattttttaggtgaactattccagTCACTTGTAAATGTTCTCTGGCTTATATGTAGGGCACATTCTTGATCTTAAACAATGCATGTagccatataaaatatttatactcCTTTAATGTGGTTCCATTTCTCTTTctgcaacaagaaaaaaaaaacacttttgaactCCCTCTGTTATTTCCCTGCAGGCTCTGACCAATAAAACCACTAATTCTAGTCCATTAGACACAAAACCAAGTATAATAGACATGGGATTCCTTCCTATTCGTAGGGCAGGTTTATCTGTGTTTTGCATGCTAGTCTTTTGATACAATAATTATATTGATCAGAGGGTGAATCTGTAGTAGTCTTTAAGGCATGcactatattattaaattatttgttggCAGATaattgttcaattttgttcagaCAGCAAAACTTGCACATTGTTTAGTGGATGGATGGTAGATTGAAGATGGTTAAACCCAACCTGTAACtgcacattttcatatatttaaatacgaCACCTTATTCTTGCATATAaaatatcttttcttttcttttcttttcttttctaattaagacttcattcatttatatcactCTTAATTGTGTTTCTCACAATCCACATCTGCTCCAGCTTTTTTTGTGCAAATGCATCGCAAGTTCATGTGCATCTCATTCCTTTTTAAGCAAAAAACATGCTCTCTACACACTGTCATATTGCCAAAGCTTCCTACGTTCTGTCCTTGTTTGAGCTTCTAGTCAACCAGCATGACTGG
The Carassius auratus strain Wakin unplaced genomic scaffold, ASM336829v1 scaf_tig00214937, whole genome shotgun sequence DNA segment above includes these coding regions:
- the LOC113093274 gene encoding zinc finger BED domain-containing protein 4-like is translated as MEAPQKRCRKSVVWEHFHLETPNKVRCMYCDRQLAYFNNTSSMMRHLRSTHPAILQCAEDGNIPPVPRPATDTAGPSKQGRQRELDEALVDMVVKDLQPFTIVEDEGFMAFVNKLDPSYVLPSRKALKTMVTERYNISKEKTMEDLKKADFVSLTADMWSSINMDGYLGVTCHYITPEAKLATVVLGVRRFYQTQTAQHLMEAKALLMAEWGITTKVQCMVTDNASNMILSAQLLNLRHVPCFAHNLNLIVKKALDQTPLINEIRQKARKIVGLFRSSCKAKDKLVEMQGLMGRPALKLMQEVDTRWNSTYDMLQRLYEQREPVGTYLQEGLHSRCGGYESFRALALATLLDPRFKNVGFGNPAKAQEAEKQITLECASLMRSNTATPV